In Novipirellula caenicola, one genomic interval encodes:
- a CDS encoding SRPBCC family protein: MTESMSDRIEKQIDLPAPIEKVWHALTDHVAFSQWFGVNLERPFVVGEKSFGQITYPGYEHVRMEVEVIAIHPMDRFAFLWHPYAIEPDVDYSREPPTTVEFTLEPTESGTLLKVVESGFDRIPEARRSEAYRMNEGGWTEQMKNIERYVSNHTD; encoded by the coding sequence ATGACGGAAAGCATGTCGGATCGAATTGAAAAACAGATTGATTTGCCAGCACCGATCGAGAAGGTGTGGCATGCGCTTACGGATCATGTCGCGTTTAGTCAATGGTTCGGTGTCAATCTAGAGCGACCGTTTGTGGTCGGTGAAAAGTCGTTTGGGCAAATCACCTATCCCGGCTACGAACACGTTCGAATGGAAGTCGAGGTGATCGCAATCCATCCGATGGATCGATTTGCCTTCCTCTGGCATCCCTACGCGATCGAGCCCGATGTCGACTACTCGCGCGAGCCCCCGACGACCGTCGAGTTCACGCTCGAACCGACCGAATCCGGAACCCTTCTGAAGGTGGTTGAGTCCGGATTTGATCGAATTCCAGAGGCGAGACGTAGCGAAGCGTATCGGATGAATGAAGGCGGTTGGACCGAACAGATGAAGAACATTGAACGCTATGTCAGCAACCACACGGACTAA
- a CDS encoding DUF1579 domain-containing protein, which yields MKLLMVRSLVAGLLVMAGNLLAQQAEPMPKPTAEHQWLERLSGEWSTDAECKMGPDQPEVQCIGSLSSRMVGGFWLLLEMKSEIAGHTMTGIQTIGFDVGKDKFVGTWIDSSSSFMWKYEGSLDKDKTKLTLEAEGPNFFKEGETATFRDTYEFKSDDEFAMKSQMQGEDGRWITFMTGTATRRN from the coding sequence ATGAAATTGTTAATGGTTCGCTCGCTCGTGGCTGGACTGCTCGTCATGGCCGGAAATCTGTTGGCACAGCAAGCGGAACCGATGCCCAAGCCAACCGCAGAGCATCAATGGCTGGAAAGGTTGTCAGGCGAGTGGTCGACGGACGCAGAGTGCAAAATGGGGCCTGATCAGCCTGAGGTTCAATGCATCGGTTCACTCTCGTCGCGGATGGTCGGCGGCTTTTGGCTGCTTCTTGAGATGAAGAGCGAGATCGCAGGACACACGATGACCGGCATCCAAACGATCGGATTTGACGTCGGCAAAGACAAGTTCGTCGGCACCTGGATCGATTCCTCGAGTTCGTTCATGTGGAAATATGAAGGATCACTCGACAAAGATAAAACAAAACTGACGCTCGAAGCTGAGGGTCCGAACTTCTTCAAGGAAGGAGAGACGGCAACGTTTCGTGATACCTACGAGTTCAAATCGGATGACGAGTTTGCGATGAAGTCTCAAATGCAAGGCGAAGATGGCCGGTGGATCACGTTCATGACGGGAACGGCAACGCGGCGGAACTAG
- a CDS encoding carbonic anhydrase: MQKLVDGIHKFQRESFSKDQKLFETLADGQNPLALFITCSDSRIDPNRLTQTKPGELFIQRTAGNIVPPYGSVFAGEAATIEYAVSALKIRDIIICGHSHCGAMAGLLDQAAIEKMPAVKAYLQHAEATRRIVEENYGHLTDPTKRLTLTVEENVLVQLESLKTHPSVAAAVGRGDLKLHGWVYKFETGEVFGFNPDKNAFLPIEDISPQVSVPDRTLPQI, translated from the coding sequence ATGCAAAAATTGGTCGACGGAATTCACAAGTTCCAACGAGAGTCGTTTAGTAAAGATCAAAAGCTGTTTGAAACGCTCGCCGACGGGCAAAACCCGCTGGCGTTGTTCATTACGTGTTCGGATTCCCGAATCGATCCTAACCGATTAACGCAAACCAAGCCTGGTGAGTTATTCATCCAACGCACCGCGGGTAACATTGTTCCTCCCTACGGAAGCGTTTTTGCCGGAGAAGCGGCCACCATTGAATACGCGGTGTCGGCGCTGAAAATTCGCGACATCATCATCTGCGGCCATTCCCACTGCGGTGCAATGGCCGGTTTGTTGGACCAAGCTGCGATTGAAAAGATGCCTGCGGTCAAAGCCTACTTGCAGCACGCCGAAGCCACTCGCCGGATTGTCGAAGAAAACTACGGACACCTCACCGATCCGACCAAGCGGCTGACGCTGACGGTCGAAGAAAACGTACTTGTGCAGCTCGAGAGTTTGAAAACCCATCCGTCGGTCGCGGCGGCGGTGGGCCGAGGCGACCTGAAACTGCACGGCTGGGTATACAAGTTCGAGACGGGCGAAGTGTTTGGTTTCAATCCTGACAAAAACGCCTTCCTGCCCATCGAAGACATTTCGCCGCAAGTGTCCGTACCCGACCGCACGCTGCCGCAAATCTAG
- a CDS encoding ECF-type sigma factor, producing MTKSTNVSRWIQRVKAGDSAAANQIWQHYFDRLVRSVRARLLGQNRAVSDEEDIVLSVFDSFYKAAENGRFPDLADRDDLWRLLLRMAVRKVVDKRRHDLRQRRGGNVQLHSLDHAEDEGHVIEAIGDEPSPEMVLMMQESVEQLFSHLGVGQLRDLAGAKLAGESNAELAQRFGCSERTIERRLHLIREKCQQELVEFNEHPSEKTTDCSPGTD from the coding sequence ATGACGAAAAGCACGAATGTCAGCCGCTGGATTCAGAGGGTGAAGGCCGGTGATTCGGCTGCCGCGAACCAAATCTGGCAACACTACTTTGACCGTTTAGTGCGATCGGTGCGTGCCCGTTTGTTGGGGCAAAACCGAGCCGTCTCGGACGAAGAAGACATCGTGCTGAGTGTCTTCGACAGCTTTTACAAGGCGGCCGAGAACGGGCGGTTCCCGGATTTGGCCGATCGAGACGATCTTTGGCGTCTCTTGCTGCGAATGGCGGTAAGGAAAGTGGTTGACAAACGCAGACATGACCTGCGGCAACGACGTGGAGGGAACGTCCAACTTCACTCTTTGGACCACGCCGAAGACGAGGGACACGTGATCGAAGCGATCGGTGATGAACCGTCCCCCGAAATGGTGTTGATGATGCAGGAATCGGTGGAGCAACTTTTTTCTCATTTAGGTGTCGGGCAACTCCGGGATTTAGCGGGTGCCAAGTTAGCAGGGGAATCCAACGCGGAACTCGCACAGCGTTTTGGCTGCTCGGAACGGACGATCGAGCGTCGTCTGCACCTGATTCGAGAAAAATGTCAGCAGGAATTAGTCGAATTCAATGAACATCCGTCAGAAAAAACTACCGATTGCAGCCCTGGAACAGATTGA
- a CDS encoding redoxin domain-containing protein gives MAAIAALPNLHSIGLDHTGVTDAGLETLSRSSSLRAIHAGFTQVTDSGIANLASLGNLRTLNLYAGDPEFRGDAPHPSITDVGLAQLKQFPNLEELDVTGSEITGSGLERLALDCPKLRRLVVSHCGLSPDELRHIGLFKQLEQFRCYGTALEDSVVKQFGALTNLRQLAGELQVSNEGIEALSALPNLEEMVISGKCDDSCMASVAAMPCLRDLTVAHTRITNAGFALLADNTKLEHVQIIGNRITTRCIDTLATMPNLRRLGLMAVKPRNGGEPAWKNLESLTPSLSELWLMGCPSLEESDFAKLAQFRDLKTLRIEGGRAITDEHVKHLKSLNKLDYLQLTSTVITDEGVIEIMALPALRRLRINCLATEEGLEALARAPSIRYVTIGSPNLTDEIVQRVHDRHPQVTTMRRTESSPPSLPLSRAKNNTDRFWRIGTEKERVKLNALEGAMAPKLTVTDWLNSDHPLDLAELQGRVVMIKFWGTWCGPCRRQMPNVRGLHEKYAERGLVIVGLHSTKAAERASEYIEANDLSWAIGLDDKGQTATEYAVPHWPSFYLVDRNGVLRIANPSMDDLEAAVVALLNE, from the coding sequence ATGGCTGCGATTGCCGCACTACCAAACTTGCACTCGATCGGCCTCGACCACACAGGAGTGACCGATGCAGGACTCGAGACGCTGTCGCGTAGTTCATCGCTGAGAGCCATTCATGCGGGCTTCACGCAAGTCACAGATTCCGGAATCGCGAATCTTGCATCACTTGGAAACTTGCGGACGCTAAATCTGTACGCGGGTGATCCTGAGTTTCGCGGCGATGCTCCACATCCTTCGATCACCGATGTCGGTCTTGCCCAGCTAAAGCAGTTTCCCAATCTGGAGGAACTCGATGTCACTGGATCCGAGATCACAGGGAGCGGACTCGAACGTCTTGCCCTCGATTGTCCCAAGTTGCGACGTTTGGTGGTCAGCCACTGCGGCCTCTCACCGGACGAATTGCGTCACATTGGATTGTTCAAACAGTTGGAACAGTTTCGATGCTACGGAACCGCTCTAGAGGACTCCGTCGTCAAGCAATTTGGGGCTCTCACAAACTTACGTCAGCTCGCTGGAGAGCTGCAGGTTAGTAACGAAGGAATTGAGGCTCTATCCGCCTTACCAAACCTTGAGGAGATGGTAATTTCCGGCAAGTGTGACGATTCATGCATGGCGTCGGTCGCTGCGATGCCCTGCCTACGGGATCTTACTGTTGCTCACACTCGAATCACGAATGCAGGATTTGCATTGCTTGCCGATAACACGAAGCTTGAACATGTACAGATCATCGGAAATCGAATCACGACACGATGCATCGACACGCTGGCAACCATGCCGAATCTGCGGCGACTTGGACTGATGGCGGTAAAACCGAGAAACGGTGGCGAACCGGCTTGGAAAAATCTTGAATCGCTAACTCCATCGCTTTCAGAATTATGGCTAATGGGTTGTCCCAGTTTGGAGGAATCCGACTTCGCAAAACTTGCCCAGTTCCGAGATCTGAAAACACTTCGAATTGAAGGCGGCCGTGCTATCACTGACGAACACGTAAAACACCTTAAATCACTTAATAAACTCGATTATCTTCAACTCACAAGCACAGTCATCACTGACGAAGGAGTGATCGAGATTATGGCGCTGCCGGCGCTTCGCAGACTTCGAATCAATTGCCTTGCGACCGAGGAAGGATTAGAGGCATTGGCTCGGGCCCCAAGCATTCGATACGTGACAATCGGATCACCCAATTTGACAGATGAGATCGTGCAGCGTGTTCACGACCGTCACCCTCAAGTGACGACAATGCGGCGGACTGAATCCTCGCCCCCCAGCCTCCCACTCTCTCGCGCCAAGAACAACACTGACAGGTTTTGGCGAATAGGGACCGAAAAGGAGCGAGTGAAGCTCAACGCTCTCGAAGGTGCGATGGCTCCTAAATTGACTGTCACGGATTGGTTGAACAGCGACCATCCTCTTGACTTGGCTGAGCTTCAGGGGCGGGTGGTCATGATTAAGTTCTGGGGAACATGGTGTGGGCCGTGCCGGAGACAAATGCCAAACGTACGAGGATTACACGAAAAATATGCGGAACGCGGTCTCGTGATTGTTGGTCTCCATTCCACCAAAGCAGCGGAGAGGGCAAGTGAGTATATCGAAGCGAACGATCTCTCTTGGGCAATCGGACTTGACGATAAAGGTCAAACGGCGACCGAGTATGCAGTACCGCATTGGCCATCATTCTATCTGGTCGACCGAAACGGTGTGCTCCGAATTGCCAATCCCTCGATGGACGATCTTGAAGCAGCAGTGGTGGCGTTACTTAACGAGTGA
- a CDS encoding serine/threonine-protein kinase: protein MNIRQKKLPIAALEQIDDRCAEFERKWQSNDPPTIESVLPEGISATERNVLLAELIVLEIDYRRRRGETPTKQDYLERFPEVSAAIHDALDETDKRTGMFQPPTLARLSELFPTLEIIELIGAGGMGAVYKARQSGLDRMVALKILPEELGHDVKFALRFTREARTLAKLSHPNIVAVYEFGHVEDTYYFLMEFVDGSTLRDVVKAGQLAPQHALAIVPHLCDALQYAHDKGVVHRDIKPENILIAKDGSVKIADFGLSRIIGNDPQQEMLTGTHQVMGTPRYMAPEQLEGARSVDHRADIYSLGVVFYEMLTGELPIGRFAAPSQKVQIDVRLDEVVLRTLEKEPQRRYQHASQIKSDVQSITSTTRPPLATTIVRDSNSDVPSGQDASATLEQQELAGRLLLTRRQLMDRVERSLRPLFQWQLLQVFVGVALIVIGAQCWARNTQIPHRVVNGAIVHVYGVIVISQALLVCTRIRRIDYSKSIAEIRGKLDSVRSSYLRAGVIIGFVWWLMWIPVAVALGFDDVLHRSALFLSLVVGIVGFVAPLWLYWRILRSANPSAETWKRKLGGESILSAYLTLDEIENAQIR, encoded by the coding sequence ATGAACATCCGTCAGAAAAAACTACCGATTGCAGCCCTGGAACAGATTGATGATCGTTGCGCCGAATTTGAGCGTAAGTGGCAATCCAACGACCCGCCAACGATCGAATCCGTGCTGCCCGAGGGTATCTCAGCGACCGAGCGAAATGTATTGCTCGCCGAACTGATCGTGCTGGAAATTGACTATCGACGGCGGCGAGGTGAAACGCCGACCAAGCAGGATTACCTGGAGCGATTTCCCGAGGTTTCCGCTGCAATCCATGACGCGCTCGACGAAACCGACAAACGGACAGGGATGTTTCAGCCGCCAACCCTGGCGCGTCTGTCTGAGCTTTTTCCGACGCTAGAAATCATCGAGTTGATCGGCGCAGGCGGAATGGGGGCCGTGTACAAGGCTCGGCAATCAGGGTTAGACCGCATGGTCGCACTGAAAATTTTGCCAGAGGAATTGGGGCATGATGTCAAGTTTGCACTTCGATTCACGCGAGAAGCTCGGACGCTGGCGAAACTGAGTCATCCCAACATCGTGGCCGTCTATGAATTCGGGCACGTCGAAGACACTTACTACTTTCTCATGGAATTTGTCGATGGTTCAACGCTTCGAGATGTTGTCAAAGCTGGCCAATTGGCGCCCCAGCATGCACTAGCGATTGTGCCGCATCTTTGCGATGCGCTGCAGTACGCGCACGACAAGGGCGTTGTCCACCGCGACATCAAACCTGAGAACATCCTGATTGCCAAGGACGGTTCAGTAAAGATCGCCGATTTCGGCCTCTCGCGAATCATCGGCAACGACCCCCAGCAAGAAATGCTGACCGGAACGCACCAGGTGATGGGGACACCTCGCTACATGGCTCCCGAACAACTCGAAGGTGCCCGCAGCGTGGATCATCGAGCCGACATCTATTCGCTGGGCGTTGTCTTCTACGAAATGCTGACTGGCGAACTTCCGATTGGACGTTTCGCAGCACCATCGCAAAAAGTCCAAATCGATGTCCGGCTCGACGAAGTCGTGCTGCGTACGCTCGAAAAGGAACCGCAGCGCCGCTATCAGCACGCAAGTCAAATTAAATCCGACGTGCAATCGATCACGTCGACCACGCGTCCACCGCTCGCGACCACGATTGTTCGTGATTCAAACTCGGATGTGCCGAGCGGACAAGACGCTTCTGCCACTTTAGAACAACAGGAATTGGCCGGACGTTTGTTGCTGACCCGCCGCCAATTGATGGATCGTGTCGAACGATCGTTGCGGCCGCTTTTTCAATGGCAACTGCTGCAAGTATTCGTTGGTGTCGCACTGATAGTGATCGGAGCACAATGTTGGGCACGAAACACGCAGATTCCTCATCGAGTTGTCAACGGAGCGATCGTGCACGTCTATGGCGTGATTGTGATCTCTCAAGCCTTGCTGGTCTGCACTCGCATTCGCAGAATCGATTACTCGAAATCCATTGCCGAGATTCGCGGTAAGCTAGACAGCGTGCGATCGAGCTACCTTCGCGCCGGTGTCATCATCGGATTTGTGTGGTGGTTGATGTGGATTCCCGTGGCCGTCGCCCTCGGCTTTGACGATGTGCTCCATCGGAGCGCTCTGTTTCTCTCGTTAGTCGTGGGAATCGTCGGTTTCGTGGCCCCGCTCTGGCTGTACTGGCGCATCCTAAGATCGGCCAACCCATCAGCGGAAACTTGGAAAAGGAAGCTCGGTGGCGAGAGCATCCTTTCGGCGTACCTCACGCTTGACGAAATCGAAAACGCGCAAATCCGTTAA